A single genomic interval of Falsibacillus albus harbors:
- the phaZ gene encoding intracellular short-chain-length polyhydroxyalkanoate depolymerase gives MKTMDMEIQTVKLSNGETMAYRERPGSGKTVLLIHGNMTSSKHWDVLMEALDEQYHLYAVDLRGFGGSSYHTRIKGIKDFSDDLKSFVDIMGITDCSLIGWSTGGAVGMQFAAEHPGFCQKLILIASASTRGYPFYGTKESGEPDLANRLKAIEEVERDTGKTIAVQLAYDQNNRDFLKAMWNMLIYTHNKPCEEHFEAYVDDMRTQRNLADVYQALNTFNISEHHNGLVEGNGKAKEITIPVLVLRGDRDYVVHSQMVKEILDDLGSNAQFKELKNCGHSPLIDDLGQLLQEVSEFLAN, from the coding sequence ATGAAAACAATGGATATGGAAATTCAAACAGTGAAATTGTCCAATGGGGAAACAATGGCATATCGCGAAAGACCGGGGAGTGGGAAAACAGTATTATTGATCCACGGGAACATGACCTCATCCAAGCATTGGGATGTTTTAATGGAAGCGCTGGATGAACAATACCACCTTTATGCAGTCGATTTGAGGGGATTCGGAGGTTCAAGCTATCATACGCGTATAAAAGGGATCAAGGATTTTTCTGATGATCTGAAATCATTTGTCGATATCATGGGAATAACCGACTGCTCTCTCATCGGATGGTCGACAGGAGGCGCTGTCGGAATGCAATTTGCTGCAGAGCATCCAGGATTTTGTCAAAAATTGATCTTAATTGCTTCTGCTTCAACAAGAGGGTATCCATTCTATGGAACAAAAGAATCAGGGGAACCGGATTTAGCCAATCGGCTAAAGGCGATTGAAGAGGTAGAGAGGGACACGGGGAAAACGATTGCTGTTCAATTGGCTTACGACCAAAACAATCGTGATTTCCTGAAGGCGATGTGGAATATGTTGATTTATACACATAACAAGCCTTGCGAGGAGCATTTCGAAGCATATGTTGACGATATGCGGACACAGCGGAACCTTGCTGACGTCTATCAAGCTTTAAACACGTTTAATATTAGTGAACACCACAATGGTCTTGTAGAAGGAAACGGAAAAGCAAAGGAGATCACAATTCCGGTGCTGGTGTTGCGAGGGGATCGGGATTATGTGGTTCATTCGCAGATGGTAAAAGAAATCCTGGACGATCTTGGAAGTAATGCACAATTCAAAGAGTTGAAAAACTGTGGACACTCCCCGCTTATCGATGATCTGGGGCAGCTGCTGCAGGAAGTTTCGGAATTTTTAGCGAATTAG
- a CDS encoding ABC transporter ATP-binding protein: METILETNGLTIQFGGHKAVDDISFSLPEKHFKSVIGPNGAGKTTFFNLISGQLSPSKGKIFLKGEDVTKMSPTLRTRKGIGRSFQITNVFPNLTVLENVRLAVQSQMGIRYQMFRHFHSYKKVTEEAQEKLMLVLLEDKAYALAGNLAHGEKRKLEIAMLLALHTEILLLDEPTAGMSVEEVPAILEVIKNIKAQGDRTIMLIEHKMDMIMELSDSIMVLFNGQLLADGAPKEIVKNETVQSAYLGGLYDEFTA; encoded by the coding sequence GTGGAAACCATTTTAGAAACGAATGGGTTGACCATTCAATTCGGGGGACATAAGGCGGTGGATGATATAAGCTTTTCCCTTCCGGAAAAGCATTTCAAGTCCGTGATCGGCCCAAATGGTGCAGGGAAGACGACTTTTTTTAATTTAATAAGCGGACAGCTCTCTCCATCAAAAGGAAAGATCTTTTTGAAGGGGGAAGACGTGACAAAGATGTCCCCTACGTTGAGGACAAGAAAAGGGATTGGGAGATCCTTTCAGATCACGAACGTTTTTCCTAATCTGACCGTTTTGGAAAATGTGAGGCTGGCGGTTCAATCACAGATGGGAATCAGGTATCAGATGTTCCGTCATTTCCACTCTTATAAAAAAGTGACCGAAGAAGCGCAGGAGAAATTGATGCTTGTGCTGTTGGAGGATAAAGCGTACGCCCTTGCCGGCAATTTGGCACACGGGGAGAAAAGGAAGCTCGAAATTGCCATGCTTCTGGCATTGCACACAGAGATCCTTCTCCTGGATGAACCGACTGCCGGAATGTCGGTGGAAGAAGTGCCGGCCATATTGGAAGTCATTAAAAATATTAAAGCTCAAGGGGATCGAACCATCATGCTGATCGAGCACAAAATGGATATGATCATGGAGCTGTCCGATTCCATCATGGTTCTGTTCAACGGCCAGCTGCTAGCAGATGGAGCACCGAAGGAAATAGTCAAAAATGAAACGGTGCAGTCTGCGTATTTAGGAGGTCTCTATGATGAGTTCACTGCTTAG
- a CDS encoding ABC transporter ATP-binding protein — protein MSSLLSVQQIETYIGQYHILHGVSFEAKKGEITVLLGRNGAGKTTTLRSVMGLNPASSGSIMFHNQDIAALPTHKISGLGIGYVPEDQGIFGDLTVEENMKVAMKNNDHETLERMEWILNLFPDLKKFWKKAGGYLSGGQKQMLSIARAYINQNDLLLIDEPSKGLAPVIVEKVMESLLEMKEKTTIVLVEQNFLMASRIGDCFFIIDDGKTVHSGDMKALKEDEQLKRKYLGIA, from the coding sequence ATGAGTTCACTGCTTAGTGTCCAGCAAATTGAAACGTACATTGGACAATATCATATTTTGCATGGGGTATCCTTTGAAGCTAAAAAAGGTGAAATAACTGTACTCTTGGGAAGGAATGGTGCTGGAAAAACGACGACCTTAAGATCGGTCATGGGATTGAACCCGGCTTCGTCAGGCAGCATCATGTTTCATAATCAGGATATCGCTGCTTTGCCGACACATAAAATTTCCGGCTTGGGGATCGGATATGTACCTGAAGATCAAGGCATCTTTGGAGATTTGACAGTGGAGGAAAACATGAAGGTGGCCATGAAAAATAATGACCACGAAACATTGGAGCGGATGGAATGGATTTTGAACTTGTTTCCGGATTTAAAAAAGTTTTGGAAGAAAGCAGGCGGCTATTTAAGTGGCGGGCAAAAGCAGATGCTGTCGATTGCCAGGGCCTATATCAATCAAAATGACCTGCTCTTGATTGATGAACCGAGCAAGGGACTGGCGCCTGTGATTGTTGAAAAAGTGATGGAATCTCTCCTGGAGATGAAAGAGAAGACGACGATCGTCCTAGTGGAACAAAATTTTCTGATGGCGAGTAGGATAGGGGATTGCTTTTTTATCATTGACGATGGGAAAACCGTTCATTCCGGGGACATGAAGGCACTGAAGGAAGATGAACAGCTGAAAAGAAAATATTTAGGAATTGCATGA
- a CDS encoding branched-chain amino acid ABC transporter permease, giving the protein MRRYFQVSTMAMALVGFMLVVLPSIYDSRSFLILMTQIFIFAIFAMSYDILLGFTGIVSFGHAMFFGIGAYSTGVILDRFDHTLPYFFLAILVGSLISTFISFIVGLLTLRLKSHYYAMLTLAFSGLFLVAAEKWRTLTKGNDGFTFRVPDVMIDRTTFYFICLALMLFVYFFLKRITQSPFGKVMLAIRENEQRTESLGFTILHYKVLASILAGVTASLAGSFYVMSLRFVNTSVFSIDTTLDALLMTIIGGVGTLAGPILGAGLIEFAHHWLTELAKEHPIFERWLIFFGILYIVAVMFFPAGIVGTIQKWGRKKQTPSKKQSIEKHKAAG; this is encoded by the coding sequence ATGAGAAGATATTTCCAGGTTTCCACGATGGCCATGGCACTCGTTGGATTCATGTTGGTGGTGCTGCCTTCTATTTATGATTCTAGGAGTTTCCTTATATTAATGACTCAAATCTTTATCTTTGCCATTTTCGCCATGAGCTATGATATACTTCTTGGCTTTACGGGAATAGTATCGTTCGGACATGCCATGTTTTTCGGAATCGGTGCATATTCAACGGGGGTCATATTGGATCGATTTGATCATACGCTCCCGTATTTTTTCCTTGCTATTCTTGTTGGTTCGTTGATTTCCACTTTCATCAGCTTCATCGTCGGATTATTGACACTTCGTTTGAAAAGCCACTATTATGCAATGCTCACACTTGCATTCTCGGGATTGTTCCTCGTGGCAGCGGAAAAATGGCGGACATTGACAAAGGGAAATGACGGTTTTACGTTTCGGGTGCCAGATGTCATGATCGATCGGACAACTTTCTATTTCATTTGTTTAGCACTCATGCTGTTCGTGTATTTCTTTCTGAAAAGAATCACGCAGTCGCCTTTCGGAAAAGTGATGCTAGCGATCAGGGAAAACGAACAAAGAACGGAGTCGCTTGGGTTTACAATCCTTCATTATAAGGTTCTTGCAAGTATTTTAGCAGGTGTTACAGCCAGTTTGGCAGGTTCGTTTTATGTAATGTCCCTTCGATTTGTCAATACGAGCGTATTTTCTATCGATACCACATTGGATGCCTTATTGATGACGATCATCGGCGGTGTCGGGACATTGGCCGGTCCCATCCTTGGAGCAGGGTTGATTGAATTTGCACACCATTGGTTGACAGAACTTGCGAAGGAGCACCCGATATTTGAAAGATGGCTCATTTTCTTTGGCATTCTGTATATAGTGGCTGTCATGTTTTTTCCAGCAGGCATTGTTGGAACTATACAAAAGTGGGGAAGGAAGAAGCAAACTCCCTCAAAGAAACAAAGCATTGAAAAGCATAAGGCTGCAGGCTGA
- a CDS encoding 3-oxoacyl-ACP synthase, whose protein sequence is MNIGILSTGLYLPESVMTSEEIAEKAGIPLEVVEEKMGIKQKPVPGVHDHTCEMGIRAARQAIERAGIDPKEIDLVIYIGEEHKEYPLWTAAIKLQEEIGAHRAWGFDAALRCGTTIMAIKIAKAMMIADPAIKTVLLAGGYRNIDFIDYGNERTRFMFNLAAGGGALMLQKGISKNVVLESEIITDGTFSEDVVVTSGGTKNPISHKNLDEGLYRLDVLDPPGMKRRLEQKSMDNFLKVIRESLFKSGYAEKDIDYVAMLHMKRSAHEYVLRELGLTSEHSIYLEDYGHIGQIDQILSLELAEKQNKLKNGDLVVLVSAGIGYAWGATTIRWGNSK, encoded by the coding sequence ATGAATATCGGCATTTTGAGTACTGGCCTATACCTTCCTGAAAGCGTTATGACGAGTGAAGAAATCGCAGAAAAAGCAGGAATTCCATTAGAGGTCGTAGAAGAAAAAATGGGTATCAAGCAAAAGCCGGTTCCTGGTGTTCATGACCATACGTGTGAAATGGGCATAAGGGCAGCGAGACAAGCGATAGAAAGAGCGGGAATCGATCCGAAAGAAATTGACCTTGTCATCTATATCGGGGAAGAACATAAGGAATATCCGCTGTGGACCGCTGCCATCAAGCTTCAAGAAGAGATTGGGGCGCATCGGGCATGGGGATTTGACGCTGCACTCAGATGCGGAACAACGATCATGGCGATTAAAATAGCGAAAGCCATGATGATAGCAGACCCTGCAATCAAAACAGTCCTTCTTGCCGGTGGTTACCGAAATATCGATTTTATTGATTATGGCAATGAGCGGACTCGATTCATGTTCAACTTAGCGGCAGGTGGAGGTGCACTCATGTTACAAAAAGGGATTAGCAAAAATGTAGTATTGGAATCGGAAATCATTACGGACGGTACTTTTTCCGAGGACGTCGTTGTCACGTCCGGCGGGACAAAAAATCCGATCTCGCACAAGAACTTGGATGAAGGACTGTACCGGCTTGATGTGCTCGATCCACCAGGAATGAAAAGAAGGCTTGAGCAAAAGTCGATGGATAATTTTTTGAAGGTCATCCGAGAGTCGCTCTTCAAAAGCGGCTACGCTGAAAAAGACATTGATTATGTGGCCATGCTCCATATGAAAAGATCTGCTCATGAGTATGTACTGCGGGAACTGGGCTTAACAAGTGAACATTCTATTTATCTGGAAGACTACGGACATATCGGCCAAATTGATCAAATACTATCATTGGAACTTGCCGAGAAACAGAATAAATTAAAAAACGGCGACCTCGTTGTACTGGTTAGCGCAGGGATCGGATATGCATGGGGTGCCACAACGATCCGGTGGGGAAATTCGAAGTGA
- a CDS encoding branched-chain amino acid ABC transporter permease, whose protein sequence is MDLFINLTINGLATGMLVFLLAAGLTLIFGLMDVLNFAHGGLFAWGAYSGVWVYTMTNSFLIAIAGAIGTGLVLGFITEKIIIQPVYGNHVQQILITLGFMLVLSELLKVVWGPNQISAKTPDYLAGSWEIGNVILIKYRLFIIIVGIIMFLCIQFILKRTKVGLIVRAGVMNKDMVQALGINIKRVFMLVFMVGSAMAALGGVLLAPYSGVIHAEMGMEFAILAFVVVVIGGMGSFPGSLFASVLVGLSGSFMAYYLPDLSLAVNMLLMAVVLIFKPSGLFVVKG, encoded by the coding sequence ATGGATCTCTTTATCAATTTGACCATAAATGGGTTGGCAACCGGTATGCTGGTTTTCCTCCTGGCAGCGGGACTTACGTTGATTTTCGGTTTGATGGACGTTCTGAATTTTGCACACGGAGGTCTTTTTGCTTGGGGAGCATACAGTGGTGTGTGGGTCTATACCATGACAAACAGCTTTCTCATTGCCATTGCAGGTGCGATTGGTACGGGACTTGTTTTAGGGTTCATCACGGAAAAGATCATCATCCAGCCTGTATATGGAAACCATGTACAGCAAATCTTGATCACCCTCGGTTTTATGCTTGTTTTGTCAGAGTTGTTAAAAGTCGTATGGGGGCCGAATCAGATTTCAGCGAAAACGCCTGATTATTTGGCTGGGAGCTGGGAAATAGGAAATGTGATTTTGATCAAATACAGACTGTTTATCATAATAGTGGGCATTATCATGTTCTTGTGCATTCAATTCATTTTAAAAAGGACCAAGGTTGGATTGATTGTAAGGGCGGGAGTGATGAACAAGGACATGGTCCAGGCGCTGGGCATCAACATCAAGCGAGTGTTTATGCTTGTTTTTATGGTGGGATCTGCCATGGCTGCACTTGGAGGGGTCCTGCTTGCTCCCTATTCCGGGGTCATTCATGCAGAAATGGGGATGGAGTTTGCCATTTTAGCATTTGTTGTCGTCGTCATCGGGGGGATGGGAAGTTTCCCTGGTTCTTTATTTGCATCCGTCTTAGTCGGATTGTCGGGGTCGTTCATGGCATATTACTTGCCGGATTTATCATTGGCAGTAAATATGCTCTTGATGGCAGTGGTTTTAATCTTTAAGCCGAGCGGTTTGTTTGTGGTGAAGGGGTGA